One stretch of Pedobacter riviphilus DNA includes these proteins:
- the glpK gene encoding glycerol kinase GlpK, translating to MSKYILSIDQGTTSSRAIIFNYNGEIVAIAQREFTQIYPKAGWVEHDPMEIWSTQLAVVTEVIVKAGLTVGDIDSIGITNQRETTVVWDKETGQPIYNAIVWQDRRTSAYCDEIKAQGLANKIQEKTGLIIDSYFSATKARWILENVAGAREKAEAGKLAFGTIDTWLIWKLTAGEKHVTDVSNASRTMLYNIHTLSWDEELLKLFSIPKAMLPEVKSSSEVYGETAGRILAAKIPIAGIAGDQQSALFGQMCTEIGMVKNTYGTGCFMLMNIGSKPKISANNLLTTVAWQINGEVNYALEGSIFIGGAVVQWLRDEMGLISKSADVETLAKKVKDTDGVYVVPAFAGLGAPHWDQHARGTITGLTRGTNKSHIARAALESIAYQTMDVLKAMEADAGVNITELRVDGGATANDLLMQFQADLLNCKVIRPDVTEVTAIGAAYLAGLATGFWKSIDQIRSQWKINRTFVAEEGIDNTERIKGWNRAIKAARVNAED from the coding sequence ATGAGTAAATACATCTTGTCTATCGATCAGGGAACCACAAGTTCGAGAGCAATTATTTTTAATTACAATGGTGAAATTGTTGCCATTGCACAACGAGAATTCACACAGATTTATCCTAAAGCCGGCTGGGTAGAACACGATCCAATGGAAATCTGGTCGACACAATTGGCTGTTGTAACAGAAGTGATTGTTAAAGCAGGATTAACCGTGGGCGATATTGATTCTATCGGCATTACCAATCAACGCGAAACCACTGTTGTTTGGGATAAAGAAACCGGGCAGCCCATTTATAATGCTATTGTGTGGCAAGACAGGCGTACCTCTGCCTATTGCGATGAAATTAAAGCGCAAGGGTTAGCCAATAAAATACAGGAAAAAACGGGATTGATTATAGATTCTTATTTCTCTGCTACTAAGGCCAGATGGATCTTAGAAAATGTTGCTGGTGCCAGGGAAAAAGCTGAAGCAGGAAAACTTGCCTTCGGAACCATAGACACCTGGTTAATCTGGAAATTAACAGCTGGCGAAAAACATGTAACCGACGTAAGTAATGCATCGCGAACGATGCTTTACAACATCCACACTTTAAGCTGGGATGAAGAATTGCTTAAACTTTTTTCTATACCGAAAGCAATGCTTCCAGAGGTAAAATCATCAAGTGAGGTTTATGGTGAAACCGCTGGCCGTATATTGGCAGCAAAAATTCCTATTGCTGGTATAGCTGGCGATCAGCAGTCGGCTTTATTCGGACAAATGTGTACCGAAATCGGGATGGTAAAAAACACTTACGGTACTGGCTGTTTTATGTTGATGAATATCGGTTCAAAGCCAAAAATTTCTGCCAATAATTTATTAACCACTGTCGCCTGGCAGATAAATGGCGAAGTAAATTATGCTTTAGAAGGAAGTATTTTTATTGGAGGTGCTGTTGTACAGTGGCTTCGCGATGAAATGGGACTCATTTCTAAATCGGCCGATGTTGAAACCTTAGCTAAAAAAGTAAAAGATACCGATGGCGTTTATGTTGTTCCAGCTTTTGCAGGCTTAGGCGCTCCACATTGGGATCAACATGCGCGAGGCACCATAACAGGGTTAACCCGTGGCACAAACAAATCGCACATTGCCAGGGCAGCCTTAGAAAGCATTGCCTACCAAACCATGGATGTTTTGAAAGCTATGGAAGCAGATGCAGGCGTAAATATTACCGAATTAAGGGTAGATGGTGGTGCTACAGCTAACGATTTACTGATGCAGTTTCAGGCCGATCTGTTAAATTGTAAGGTAATCAGACCAGATGTAACAGAAGTTACCGCCATTGGCGCTGCATATCTGGCCGGATTAGCTACCGGTTTCTGGAAAAGTATAGATCAGATTCGTTCGCAATGGAAAATTAACAGAACTTTTGTTGCTGAAGAAGGAATTGATAATACGGAAAGAATAAAAGGCTGGAATAGAGCAATAAAAGCTGCTCGTGTAAACGCAGAAGACTAA
- a CDS encoding glycerol-3-phosphate dehydrogenase/oxidase, with amino-acid sequence MERLHPHHITENINWDFIIIGGGATGLGTALDAASRGFKTLLVEQSDFAKGTSSRSTKLVHGGVRYLAQGDIGLVKHALKERGLLQQNAKHLVNKEEFLIPCYDWFSVVKYLTGLTLYDWLAGRYSFGKSKFFSKKETLNMMPGIKAKGLKGSIRYYDGKFDDARLAINIAQTAIEKGASLLNYTKVTGLLKSGDTITGIETEDTITGLTAKYNGKIVINATGVFVDDILQMNNPNSKKMVRPSQGVHVVLDKSFLNSESALMIPKTSDGRVLFAVPWHDHLLVGTTDTPLDEHSLEPRALKEEVDFIMSTAASYFNRKPREEDILSVFSGLRPLAAPTNGDVNSTKEISRDHKLIVSAKGLITITGGKWTTYRRMAEETVDLAITHANLESKACVTQNLSIHGNSANIIGDHLAIYGSDRSKIEALIAQDPSLGNKLHPAFPYTEAEVLWSARNEMAETVEDILSRRLRILFINAQAAKDMAPRVASLLAKELAADKNWETNQIETFNKLADGYIYHSTPKITEPAL; translated from the coding sequence ATGGAAAGATTACATCCACATCATATAACAGAAAACATAAACTGGGACTTTATTATTATTGGTGGGGGTGCTACCGGATTAGGCACCGCATTAGATGCTGCGAGCAGGGGCTTTAAGACTTTGTTGGTAGAACAATCTGATTTTGCCAAAGGAACATCCAGCCGGAGTACTAAATTAGTACATGGCGGCGTCCGTTATCTTGCACAGGGAGATATCGGTTTAGTTAAACATGCATTAAAAGAACGCGGTCTATTACAACAAAATGCAAAACACCTCGTAAATAAAGAAGAATTTCTGATTCCCTGCTACGATTGGTTCTCTGTTGTAAAATATTTAACCGGGCTTACACTGTACGATTGGCTAGCGGGCAGATATAGCTTCGGCAAATCTAAATTCTTCTCGAAAAAAGAAACCTTAAATATGATGCCCGGTATTAAAGCGAAGGGGTTAAAAGGAAGCATCAGGTATTACGATGGAAAGTTTGATGATGCCCGTTTAGCAATAAACATTGCACAAACCGCTATCGAAAAGGGTGCGTCATTATTGAACTATACAAAGGTTACTGGTTTATTAAAAAGTGGTGATACAATTACTGGTATAGAAACAGAAGATACTATAACTGGCTTAACGGCTAAATATAATGGCAAAATAGTAATTAATGCAACGGGAGTGTTTGTAGATGACATCCTGCAAATGAATAACCCGAATTCAAAAAAAATGGTACGTCCGAGTCAGGGCGTACATGTGGTACTTGATAAAAGTTTTTTAAATAGCGAATCGGCTTTAATGATACCCAAAACCTCTGATGGCCGTGTTTTATTTGCTGTTCCATGGCACGACCATTTATTGGTAGGCACAACAGATACGCCTTTAGACGAACATAGTTTAGAACCCAGAGCACTAAAAGAAGAGGTAGATTTTATTATGAGTACTGCCGCAAGTTATTTTAACCGCAAGCCTAGGGAAGAAGATATATTAAGCGTATTCTCAGGTTTACGCCCTTTGGCTGCACCTACCAATGGCGATGTAAATAGCACGAAGGAAATTAGCAGAGACCATAAATTGATTGTTTCGGCAAAGGGGTTAATTACTATTACAGGTGGTAAATGGACCACCTACCGCCGAATGGCGGAAGAAACTGTTGATTTGGCCATTACTCATGCAAATTTAGAATCGAAAGCATGCGTAACCCAAAATTTAAGCATACATGGCAATTCTGCCAATATTATAGGTGATCATTTAGCTATATATGGATCCGATCGCAGTAAAATTGAAGCGTTAATTGCGCAAGATCCAAGTCTTGGCAACAAATTACATCCTGCATTCCCTTATACAGAAGCCGAAGTACTTTGGTCTGCGCGGAACGAAATGGCCGAAACAGTAGAAGACATTTTAAGCAGACGACTTAGGATACTGTTTATTAATGCACAAGCTGCTAAGGATATGGCACCTAGAGTAGCTTCGCTCCTAGCTAAAGAATTAGCTGCTGATAAAAACTGGGAAACTAATCAAATCGAAACATTTAATAAATTAGCCGATGGTTATATTTATCATTCAACACCTAAAATAACCGAACCGGCTCTTTAG
- a CDS encoding DeoR/GlpR family DNA-binding transcription regulator, whose product MMNLAERHQFILSRLQRDQYINVVDLCKELKVSSVTIRKDLKLLEDKSLLFRTHGGATVNNPYTVDRPVNEKEKIQSTEKNKIGIAAAALLNDNDSIVIASGTTVLYFAKNIVPATNLTVVTSALNVALELMREPSIEVIQLGGLLRKSSSSVMGAYAEQVLQDFYFNKLFLGVDGIDLDFGLTTTNAMEAHLNRKMIGASQKTIVLADSTKFGKRGFGKICGLEEIDHIITDKGISEQIVKHLESLGVTVTIV is encoded by the coding sequence ATGATGAATTTGGCTGAGAGGCACCAGTTTATTTTAAGTCGCCTGCAACGTGATCAATACATAAATGTAGTAGATTTATGTAAGGAATTGAAAGTGTCGTCTGTAACAATAAGAAAGGACTTAAAACTACTGGAAGATAAGAGTCTCCTGTTTAGAACACATGGAGGTGCAACTGTAAACAATCCATATACGGTAGATCGGCCAGTTAATGAGAAAGAGAAAATACAATCGACCGAAAAGAATAAAATAGGTATTGCTGCTGCTGCGCTGTTAAATGATAACGATTCAATTGTTATAGCATCGGGTACCACCGTATTATATTTTGCGAAGAACATTGTACCTGCAACAAATTTAACGGTGGTTACTTCTGCATTAAATGTAGCGCTTGAATTAATGCGAGAGCCTAGTATTGAAGTAATACAACTGGGTGGCTTACTTAGAAAAAGCTCTTCATCTGTAATGGGCGCTTATGCGGAACAGGTTTTGCAGGATTTTTATTTTAACAAACTGTTTTTAGGTGTTGATGGAATTGATCTTGATTTTGGATTAACCACTACAAACGCAATGGAGGCACATTTAAACCGCAAAATGATCGGTGCATCGCAAAAAACAATTGTATTGGCCGATTCTACAAAATTTGGAAAAAGAGGATTCGGAAAGATATGTGGATTAGAAGAAATTGATCATATTATTACCGACAAAGGAATTTCTGAACAAATTGTTAAACATTTAGAGAGTTTAGGTGTTACTGTTACTATTGTATAG
- a CDS encoding response regulator transcription factor, producing the protein MERKRIHILEDDQEIRNVIEILLKDEGFELQLSSSFAELKKNIQDAMPDLFLLDVMLPDGNGAEICEDLKTDIFTKHIPIIVMSAQNNSEQKAIAAFADDYISKPFDLYDVLDRINAQLKRSAENRAKV; encoded by the coding sequence ATGGAAAGAAAACGAATACACATTTTAGAGGATGATCAGGAGATCAGAAACGTTATTGAAATTCTATTAAAGGACGAGGGCTTTGAACTACAGCTTTCATCATCATTTGCTGAGTTAAAGAAAAATATCCAGGATGCCATGCCTGATCTTTTCTTGCTTGATGTAATGTTGCCGGATGGAAACGGAGCAGAAATCTGCGAAGATTTAAAAACCGATATTTTCACTAAACACATCCCGATTATTGTAATGTCTGCACAGAATAACAGCGAACAGAAAGCTATAGCTGCATTTGCTGATGATTATATCAGTAAACCTTTCGATCTTTACGATGTTTTAGACCGCATTAATGCACAGCTGAAAAGAAGTGCAGAAAACAGAGCAAAAGTTTAA
- a CDS encoding PglD-related sugar-binding protein — MKVIIYGIGKMAEFICYSFMNDSDYNVVAFCVDDVYAPPAGNTLQGLPILSFEQVIKDFSPESHKIHIAIGRNSARESVYHRVSQAGYSFANYVSSKANIWPELMFGHNTFIDQCCDIQPFVTIGNNCMLIGARIGHHSTIGNNVLLSGNILAGNVNIGNNSFLGINSAVKEDITIGSHNIIGAGVFINKNTEDYAIVTNGSVPQRIGDSKRFVMFNKAQQVKQT; from the coding sequence ATGAAAGTTATTATTTACGGAATTGGAAAAATGGCTGAATTTATCTGTTATTCTTTCATGAATGACAGTGATTATAATGTTGTTGCCTTTTGTGTTGATGATGTTTATGCGCCCCCAGCGGGCAATACGCTACAAGGATTACCCATCTTAAGCTTCGAACAGGTAATTAAAGATTTTTCGCCAGAATCCCATAAAATACATATTGCCATTGGTAGAAATAGTGCGAGAGAAAGTGTATACCATAGGGTAAGCCAAGCGGGCTATAGTTTTGCAAATTACGTTTCCTCTAAAGCAAATATATGGCCTGAATTAATGTTTGGGCACAATACTTTTATCGATCAATGCTGCGATATACAACCTTTTGTAACCATAGGTAATAATTGTATGCTTATTGGCGCCAGAATTGGCCATCACTCTACCATAGGAAACAATGTTTTGCTATCTGGTAATATATTAGCGGGTAATGTAAATATTGGAAATAACTCTTTTTTAGGCATAAACTCCGCCGTTAAAGAAGATATTACCATTGGCAGTCATAACATTATTGGTGCAGGTGTTTTTATCAACAAAAATACTGAAGATTATGCTATTGTTACTAACGGCTCAGTACCGCAACGTATAGGAGACTCGAAGCGTTTTGTTATGTTTAACAAAGCTCAGCAAGTTAAACAAACTTAG
- a CDS encoding polysaccharide biosynthesis/export family protein, whose translation MKKVILFIAIYTSIISGCAPRRDLVYFSNLAKQTSEVKLQGQEVKIQQNDLLSVSINSLNQESNVLFAVNTRNASSENNYKVDGYRVSKDGMINLPVVGNVRLEGLTIEQAQATISKELDKYVKKPVVDVQLVNFKVTVIGEVNKPSTFTVQGDNINLLEALGMAGDMTVYGKRENILVIRQQDGQRVMKRLNLNNQDVMDSPFFYLKQNDVVYVEPDKSKAIEYSPNTRIMPVVIASISAVAVLITAVLRR comes from the coding sequence ATGAAGAAAGTAATATTATTTATCGCAATATATACAAGCATTATCAGCGGATGCGCTCCCAGAAGAGATCTTGTATACTTTAGTAACCTGGCTAAACAAACCAGCGAAGTTAAGCTTCAAGGGCAGGAAGTTAAAATTCAGCAAAACGACCTTTTAAGTGTAAGTATAAACAGTTTAAACCAAGAGTCGAATGTTTTATTTGCCGTTAATACACGAAACGCAAGTTCCGAAAACAATTATAAAGTAGATGGTTATCGGGTAAGTAAGGACGGGATGATTAATCTTCCTGTTGTAGGCAATGTTCGCTTGGAAGGTTTAACCATTGAGCAGGCACAGGCTACGATATCGAAAGAATTAGATAAATATGTTAAAAAACCGGTAGTTGATGTTCAGTTGGTCAATTTTAAGGTAACAGTAATTGGCGAGGTAAACAAACCATCAACCTTTACCGTGCAGGGCGATAATATTAATCTCCTAGAAGCACTAGGTATGGCAGGCGATATGACTGTTTATGGCAAAAGAGAGAATATTTTGGTGATCAGGCAACAAGATGGCCAACGAGTAATGAAAAGACTTAATCTAAACAATCAAGACGTGATGGATTCTCCGTTCTTTTATCTGAAACAAAACGATGTGGTGTATGTAGAACCAGATAAGTCTAAAGCGATTGAATACAGTCCGAATACGCGCATTATGCCAGTAGTAATTGCTTCAATATCTGCTGTAGCAGTATTGATTACAGCTGTTCTCCGTCGATAA
- a CDS encoding GumC family protein codes for MLKQSSIGGANDFAETMTRFARNWHYFLISIIISMAAVYAFLYVTPPKYKVSSTLLISDDKNGAAMSNSTAFSDLNMFQTVKTVDNEIEILRSRDLIFKVLKKLNLETAYFKKEGIREKELYGKTSPLVVTAISLKNGAYGRKINVSYLDEISYIIQDSLKTNIVKYGDTINTKDYAIKIDKGPAYKTEFGKIRLQFKNLYKMTEAYNLTSLKIVPVVKDANTITISLNDVVPQRGIDILNDLIETYNINNVNNKNTIARNTIKFIDNRLKYLVADLSGTEEDVESYKQQNRVTDVNMDAQMNAARSGEYNQLLEASSVQLRLLQSIENYFKSKQSQFNLAPSAMGLKDPILNSLISKFNDLQLERNRMLRTANAENPLVLNLNEQIATLKTNILENLSSIKQGFVIERNNLSANYSQFDNKIKSVPTIERGLLERSREQSVKSGLYKYLLQKREETALSLSATVPTSQVVDKPAYNTTPDSPKQPLLYLCGFIFGFFVPAGVIYAKGFLNNKVQDASTIELTGAKMLGELSHNQDKSTIVFQKDNRSTISELFRYIRMNLGLMSNNIENKVMLVTSSMKGEGKTFFSVNLATTLGMLDKKVVILEFDLRKPDLLNKVGLKQTSGLTNYLIGESVFLEDIIMPTNVSDNIWVIGCGQSPENPAEVMMSPKMDLLFDELKERFDYIIIDTSPVGQVADAFSLAEYADVSIYLVRYNYTNKYQLAILKDICENNKLKNPMVVFNDAKREKSQKYSYGGYGYAMAN; via the coding sequence ATGCTTAAACAAAGTTCAATAGGCGGCGCAAATGATTTTGCAGAAACTATGACCAGATTTGCCAGAAACTGGCACTATTTCTTAATCAGTATCATTATTTCTATGGCTGCCGTATATGCATTTTTATATGTTACTCCACCAAAATATAAAGTGAGTAGCACACTACTAATCTCTGATGATAAAAATGGCGCAGCAATGTCTAACAGCACCGCTTTCAGCGATCTTAATATGTTTCAAACGGTTAAAACGGTTGATAATGAAATTGAGATCTTAAGGTCGAGAGACTTGATTTTTAAAGTATTGAAAAAATTAAACCTAGAAACGGCTTACTTTAAAAAAGAAGGAATTAGAGAGAAAGAACTTTATGGAAAAACTTCGCCACTTGTAGTTACAGCTATAAGTTTAAAAAATGGTGCTTACGGAAGAAAAATTAATGTTTCTTACCTGGATGAAATCTCTTATATCATTCAGGATAGCCTAAAGACAAATATAGTGAAGTATGGCGATACCATTAATACTAAAGACTATGCGATTAAGATAGATAAGGGACCAGCGTATAAAACCGAATTTGGCAAAATTAGACTTCAGTTTAAAAACTTATATAAAATGACAGAAGCTTATAATCTGACCTCATTAAAGATAGTTCCGGTTGTTAAAGATGCCAATACCATTACCATAAGTTTGAACGATGTGGTTCCACAGCGAGGAATTGATATTCTTAACGATCTGATTGAAACCTATAACATCAATAACGTTAATAATAAAAATACAATTGCAAGAAATACCATTAAATTTATTGATAACCGCTTAAAATACCTCGTTGCAGATCTTTCTGGTACTGAGGAGGATGTGGAGAGCTACAAGCAGCAAAACCGTGTTACCGATGTTAATATGGATGCGCAGATGAATGCTGCGCGCTCAGGAGAGTACAACCAGTTATTGGAAGCATCATCTGTGCAGTTGAGGTTATTGCAGTCTATCGAAAATTATTTCAAGAGTAAACAAAGTCAGTTTAATCTCGCTCCAAGTGCAATGGGCTTAAAAGATCCGATTTTGAATTCATTGATTTCAAAATTTAACGATCTGCAATTGGAAAGAAATAGAATGTTACGTACCGCTAATGCTGAAAACCCTTTGGTACTAAACCTTAACGAGCAAATAGCAACCCTAAAAACCAATATTTTAGAGAACTTATCTAGCATAAAACAGGGTTTTGTTATTGAAAGAAACAACCTGAGCGCCAACTACTCTCAATTCGACAATAAAATTAAATCTGTACCCACCATTGAGCGTGGCTTATTAGAAAGAAGCCGTGAACAAAGCGTAAAATCGGGTTTATATAAGTATTTACTACAAAAAAGAGAAGAAACTGCCTTATCGCTTTCTGCAACCGTTCCAACTTCGCAGGTGGTAGATAAACCGGCTTACAATACTACACCTGATAGCCCTAAGCAGCCACTTTTGTATCTGTGTGGATTTATTTTTGGATTTTTTGTACCTGCAGGAGTAATTTATGCCAAAGGATTTTTAAACAATAAAGTACAAGATGCCAGTACTATTGAGTTAACAGGTGCAAAAATGCTGGGCGAACTTTCTCATAACCAAGATAAAAGCACAATCGTTTTTCAAAAAGATAACCGGTCTACTATATCAGAGTTGTTCAGGTACATCAGAATGAATTTAGGCCTGATGTCTAACAATATCGAAAATAAAGTAATGCTGGTTACCTCTAGTATGAAAGGAGAGGGCAAAACATTCTTTAGTGTAAATCTGGCTACTACCTTAGGTATGCTTGATAAAAAAGTTGTTATACTGGAGTTCGATTTAAGAAAACCCGATCTTCTAAATAAAGTTGGTTTAAAACAAACTAGTGGTTTAACAAACTATTTAATTGGTGAATCTGTGTTTTTAGAAGATATTATTATGCCAACCAACGTTTCTGATAATATTTGGGTTATTGGATGTGGTCAGTCGCCTGAAAATCCAGCCGAAGTAATGATGAGTCCTAAAATGGATCTATTGTTTGATGAACTGAAAGAAAGATTCGATTACATCATCATTGATACTTCGCCGGTGGGGCAGGTGGCCGATGCCTTTAGCCTGGCCGAATATGCTGATGTAAGCATTTATCTGGTGCGCTATAACTACACCAACAAATACCAGTTGGCCATATTAAAAGACATTTGCGAAAACAATAAACTTAAAAATCCGATGGTCGTTTTTAACGATGCCAAAAGAGAAAAGAGCCAAAAATACAGCTATGGTGGTTATGGTTATGCCATGGCAAACTAA
- a CDS encoding UpxY family transcription antiterminator: MESTFNIKPSFTKKWFVIYTRPRWEKKVDRLLQEQGFESFCPVRNVENQWADRKKIVSLPLFTGYVFVKIDEREGYKIRYTLGVLNFINYMGKPAVVRDSEIEKLKHIMDAYNDVDVVSLTGVSKGDRVRISNGLFHNQEGEVIQIQGKYVLMSFDHLDCALVTRVPISNLTLTVNTQQHYV; this comes from the coding sequence ATGGAATCTACATTTAACATTAAGCCCTCGTTCACAAAAAAATGGTTTGTGATCTATACCCGTCCCCGTTGGGAGAAAAAAGTTGACCGTTTGCTGCAAGAGCAAGGTTTCGAATCTTTTTGTCCAGTGCGTAATGTAGAAAATCAATGGGCCGATAGAAAGAAAATAGTTAGTCTTCCACTTTTTACCGGATATGTATTTGTGAAAATAGATGAACGGGAGGGTTACAAAATCAGGTATACACTCGGCGTTTTAAACTTTATTAATTACATGGGTAAACCTGCAGTAGTTCGGGATAGTGAGATTGAAAAGTTGAAACACATTATGGATGCCTACAATGATGTAGATGTGGTGAGTTTAACCGGTGTTTCCAAAGGAGACCGGGTTCGGATCAGTAATGGTCTTTTCCATAACCAGGAAGGAGAGGTGATCCAGATTCAAGGCAAGTATGTTTTAATGTCATTCGATCATTTAGACTGTGCCTTAGTTACCAGAGTGCCAATAAGCAACTTAACATTAACCGTAAATACGCAACAACATTATGTATAA
- a CDS encoding nucleotide sugar dehydrogenase has product MYNAEDNLKMTVIGLGYVGLPLAVEFAKKYKVFGFDINQSRIAELKAGYDNTLEVNESELNEVLTFECTTLKGLYCTNEIEKLRSSSVYIVTVPTPVDKNNRPDLTPLIKASAVVAKVLKKGDIVVYESTVYPGVTEDECVPILEKGSGLVFNKDFFAGYSPERINPGDKQHTVANILKITSGSTPEAAEKIDELYRSVITAGTYKASSIKVAEAAKVIENAQRDINIAFVNELAMIFNQIGIDTAEVLAAAGTKWNFLNFKPGLVGGHCIGVDPYYLAQKAQEAGYHPEIILAGRRVNDGMGKYVADQIIKKMIAKNIHIVGAEVLVLGFTFKENCPDVRNTKVIDIVRRLEEYKVKVTIHDPWANADQANHNYGIICENGSSKTRKYDGIILAVAHEAFNSLNITALRKPVCVVYDIKAVLPQSIETVRL; this is encoded by the coding sequence ATGTATAACGCTGAAGATAATCTGAAAATGACGGTAATCGGCCTTGGCTACGTTGGCTTACCGTTGGCAGTAGAATTTGCGAAAAAATACAAGGTATTTGGCTTTGATATTAACCAGAGCAGGATTGCAGAATTAAAAGCCGGATATGATAATACATTGGAAGTTAATGAATCTGAATTGAATGAGGTTTTAACATTCGAATGCACGACTTTAAAAGGCTTGTACTGTACCAATGAAATCGAAAAATTACGCAGCTCGTCGGTTTACATTGTTACAGTGCCAACGCCTGTTGATAAAAACAACAGACCGGACTTAACACCTTTAATTAAAGCGAGTGCAGTTGTGGCTAAGGTTTTAAAAAAAGGAGATATAGTAGTTTATGAATCAACCGTATATCCTGGTGTAACTGAAGATGAATGTGTACCTATTTTAGAAAAAGGATCAGGATTGGTTTTTAATAAAGATTTTTTTGCTGGTTATTCTCCAGAGCGTATTAATCCTGGAGATAAACAACATACCGTTGCCAATATCTTAAAAATCACATCAGGTTCTACCCCAGAAGCAGCCGAAAAAATAGACGAACTGTACCGCTCGGTAATTACCGCCGGAACTTATAAAGCTTCATCTATTAAAGTGGCCGAAGCCGCAAAAGTGATTGAAAATGCCCAGCGCGATATCAATATTGCTTTTGTAAACGAATTGGCCATGATTTTTAATCAGATCGGTATCGATACTGCTGAGGTTTTAGCCGCGGCGGGAACCAAATGGAATTTTCTAAACTTTAAACCAGGCTTAGTTGGTGGACATTGTATTGGTGTAGACCCGTATTATTTAGCTCAAAAGGCACAGGAAGCTGGTTATCATCCTGAAATTATTTTGGCAGGACGGCGTGTAAATGATGGAATGGGTAAATATGTGGCCGATCAGATTATCAAAAAAATGATCGCTAAAAACATCCATATTGTAGGGGCAGAAGTACTGGTGTTGGGCTTTACCTTTAAAGAAAACTGTCCTGATGTACGCAATACTAAGGTAATTGATATTGTAAGGCGGTTAGAAGAATACAAAGTTAAAGTAACCATTCACGATCCCTGGGCAAATGCTGATCAGGCTAATCATAACTATGGTATTATCTGCGAAAATGGCTCGTCAAAAACTAGAAAGTATGATGGGATCATACTGGCAGTAGCGCACGAGGCTTTCAATAGTTTAAATATCACGGCATTGCGTAAACCAGTATGTGTGGTATACGATATAAAAGCCGTACTACCACAGTCTATAGAAACGGTTCGATTGTAA